The following coding sequences lie in one Enterococcus sp. 9E7_DIV0242 genomic window:
- a CDS encoding potassium channel family protein: MKQNFAIIGLGRFGGSICQTLIESGQEVLAIDSNEDKVNEYMNIATHAVVANAQDEMTLRSLGIRNFDHVVVAIGEDIQASILVTLMVKEMGVPNVLAKAVNSYHARVLEKIGADAVVHPERDMGIRVAHKLVSRNILDYIELSNEFSLAEIRVSNPKFYNKTLADLNFRQRFGLTVVAIRRSKTEVIASPAAEEIVRENDNLLVIGNTDDVDLLDDKMSQ; encoded by the coding sequence ATGAAACAGAATTTTGCCATCATTGGTTTAGGAAGATTCGGTGGAAGTATTTGCCAAACATTGATTGAGTCTGGACAGGAAGTTCTAGCGATTGACAGTAATGAGGATAAAGTGAATGAGTATATGAATATTGCGACCCATGCTGTTGTAGCAAATGCGCAAGATGAAATGACTCTTCGTTCTTTAGGTATTCGTAATTTTGATCATGTGGTTGTCGCAATTGGAGAAGATATCCAAGCAAGTATCCTCGTTACCTTGATGGTAAAGGAGATGGGTGTGCCTAATGTACTGGCAAAAGCGGTTAATTCTTATCATGCGCGTGTTCTTGAGAAAATTGGGGCAGACGCTGTTGTTCATCCAGAACGAGATATGGGAATCAGAGTGGCTCATAAGCTGGTATCACGAAATATCCTAGATTACATTGAGCTTTCCAACGAATTTTCTTTAGCAGAAATTCGAGTGTCCAATCCTAAATTTTACAATAAGACGTTGGCTGATTTGAATTTTCGTCAGCGCTTTGGACTAACCGTTGTAGCTATACGTCGCTCGAAAACAGAAGTAATTGCGTCACCGGCAGCAGAAGAAATCGTTAGAGAAAATGATAATTTGCTGGTTATTGGAAATACGGATGATGTGGACTTGCTGGATGATAAGATGAGTCAATAG
- a CDS encoding superoxide dismutase, with translation MTYTLPDLPYAYDALEPYIDSETMHLHHDKHHNTYVTNLNAAIEKHPELGEKTVEELIADMDSIPEDIRTAVRNNGGGHANHTFFWGIMGPDAGGEPTGEIKAAIDETFGSFDNLKEEFKTAATGRFGSGWAWLVVNNGKLEVTSTANQDSPLMEGKTPVLGLDVWEHAYYLKYKNVRPDYISAFWNVVNWTAVNEYFNKAK, from the coding sequence ATGACTTACACATTACCAGATTTACCTTATGCTTATGACGCATTAGAACCTTACATTGACTCAGAAACAATGCATTTGCACCACGACAAACATCATAACACTTACGTGACAAATTTAAACGCAGCAATTGAGAAACATCCTGAGCTTGGTGAAAAAACAGTAGAAGAGCTGATTGCTGATATGGATAGCATTCCAGAAGACATCCGCACAGCAGTTAGAAACAATGGTGGCGGACATGCCAATCACACATTTTTCTGGGGAATTATGGGACCAGATGCTGGTGGAGAACCAACTGGTGAAATTAAAGCAGCGATCGACGAAACTTTTGGAAGCTTTGACAACCTTAAAGAAGAATTCAAAACAGCTGCAACTGGCCGTTTTGGTTCAGGCTGGGCTTGGTTAGTTGTGAACAATGGCAAACTTGAAGTCACTTCAACTGCAAATCAAGATTCTCCATTAATGGAAGGGAAAACACCGGTTTTAGGCCTTGATGTATGGGAACATGCGTATTACTTGAAATATAAAAATGTTCGTCCAGACTATATTTCTGCGTTCTGGAATGTGGTTAACTGGACTGCTGTTAATGAATATTTCAACAAAGCTAAATAA
- a CDS encoding phosphoglycerate dehydrogenase, with protein sequence MSKPIILLKEKFKPDQIDRIKAAAEEYQIIDTHDSAVSYQEEDIQIMLGWDKELGPRLLNNPNSKLKWVQSISAGVDSYDLSAFEERNILLSNGSGIHTISISEHVLGVLLARYRGLLQAATVQQDKQWKDASVDYRQLSGQSMLIVGTGNIGQQLASFAQGLKIRTYGINSSGHPSPGFLECYSQKNMNRIIKDMDIVVNILPLTEATYYLYNEEMFQSMKENSIFINVGRGRSVKTDDLVQALENGPIAFAALDVFEEEPLPKDSPLWTMENVLITPHISGMTDGFKEKLLAIFLTNLASFINEGTLKQNQVNLERGY encoded by the coding sequence GTGTCAAAACCAATTATTTTATTAAAAGAAAAATTTAAGCCTGATCAAATCGATCGAATCAAAGCCGCTGCCGAAGAGTACCAAATTATTGATACCCATGATTCGGCTGTTTCCTATCAAGAAGAGGATATTCAGATTATGCTAGGTTGGGATAAAGAACTCGGACCACGCTTATTGAACAACCCAAACAGCAAACTGAAATGGGTTCAATCTATCTCCGCTGGCGTGGATTCTTACGATCTATCTGCCTTTGAAGAACGAAACATCCTACTTTCAAACGGCAGTGGTATTCATACAATTTCCATCTCAGAACATGTCTTAGGTGTGCTTTTAGCAAGATACAGAGGTCTCCTGCAGGCCGCCACTGTTCAACAAGATAAGCAATGGAAAGATGCTTCTGTTGATTACCGTCAACTTTCTGGACAAAGTATGCTGATTGTGGGGACTGGTAACATTGGACAGCAACTGGCTTCCTTTGCTCAAGGATTAAAAATTCGAACGTATGGTATCAATTCGAGCGGACATCCGTCACCTGGCTTCTTAGAATGCTATTCCCAGAAAAACATGAATCGAATCATCAAAGATATGGATATCGTCGTGAACATCCTTCCGTTAACCGAAGCGACATACTATTTGTACAATGAAGAAATGTTTCAATCAATGAAAGAAAACAGCATTTTCATTAATGTCGGACGAGGACGTTCTGTTAAAACGGACGACTTGGTCCAAGCACTTGAAAATGGTCCAATTGCTTTTGCGGCATTAGATGTCTTTGAAGAAGAGCCTTTACCGAAGGATTCTCCTTTGTGGACGATGGAAAACGTTCTGATTACACCACATATTTCCGGTATGACTGATGGATTCAAAGAAAAACTCTTAGCGATTTTCCTTACGAATCTTGCTTCCTTCATCAATGAAGGCACCCTTAAACAAAATCAAGTGAACCTTGAAAGAGGTTATTAA
- a CDS encoding response regulator transcription factor gives MIKVMLVDDHEMVRLGVSSYLSIQDDIEVVGEAENGKIGYEKALELRPDVILMDLVMDEMDGIESTKAILSDWPEAKIIIVTSFIDDEKVYPAIEAGAAGYLLKTSTAHEIANAIRATFRGERVLEPEVTTKMMERLTKKQEPVLHDDLTNREFEILLLISKGKSNQEIADELFITLKTVKTHVSNILAKLDVDDRTQATIYAFKHKLVK, from the coding sequence ATGATCAAAGTGATGCTGGTTGATGACCATGAAATGGTGCGCTTGGGCGTCTCTTCTTATTTGTCTATTCAAGATGATATTGAAGTGGTCGGCGAGGCTGAAAATGGTAAAATAGGATACGAAAAGGCGTTGGAACTACGTCCGGATGTCATATTGATGGATTTAGTTATGGATGAAATGGATGGAATTGAATCTACCAAAGCAATTTTATCGGACTGGCCTGAAGCAAAAATAATCATTGTTACAAGCTTTATTGATGATGAAAAGGTGTACCCTGCGATTGAGGCTGGTGCAGCTGGTTATTTATTGAAAACATCAACAGCCCATGAAATTGCGAATGCTATCCGAGCAACCTTCAGAGGGGAACGTGTTCTTGAGCCGGAAGTGACTACGAAGATGATGGAACGACTGACGAAGAAGCAGGAGCCTGTTTTGCATGACGACTTAACAAATCGGGAGTTTGAGATTCTGTTGCTGATTTCTAAAGGCAAAAGTAACCAAGAAATTGCAGATGAGCTATTCATTACGCTAAAAACAGTGAAAACACATGTATCTAACATTCTTGCTAAGTTAGATGTTGATGATCGAACACAAGCGACAATTTACGCATTTAAGCACAAGCTAGTAAAATAA
- a CDS encoding sensor histidine kinase, with the protein MAGKISRQMMALYAAFSTFLVVLFTLFSHFHAIKQKDWIVELFRRKVFYVPFFFHILLLSMLAGLLTFLLISIVQKAQYGRIEEKLRLLAAGNYDSPLIGKKIPHPDNDVYIGDIDADISAVRSKLVEMSKELQMLNSRPQIFDGETREEILEEERHRLARELHDSVSQQLFGAMMMISALNEQAQKSDTSDIFKKQLAIVGDVINASQSEMRALLLHLRPVSLEGKSLKKGIEQLLKELKTKIKIELTWDVEDVCLNNSIEDHLFRIVQELLSNTLRHAKANELEVYLHQVGENVLLRLVDDGVGFDMNENENKAGSYGLKNIRERVAGMGGSIKIISFKGQGTSVEIKVPVIKEELTDDQSDAG; encoded by the coding sequence ATAGCTGGGAAGATATCCCGACAAATGATGGCTTTATATGCTGCGTTCAGCACCTTTCTAGTGGTGCTGTTTACGCTGTTCTCTCATTTTCATGCGATTAAACAAAAAGATTGGATAGTCGAGCTTTTCCGTCGAAAAGTCTTCTATGTACCTTTCTTTTTTCATATTTTACTCCTATCTATGTTGGCGGGTTTGTTGACTTTCCTGTTGATTTCTATTGTGCAAAAAGCTCAGTATGGTAGAATTGAAGAAAAGTTACGCTTGTTAGCTGCTGGAAATTATGACAGCCCGCTGATTGGTAAAAAGATCCCTCATCCAGATAATGATGTGTATATTGGTGATATAGATGCAGATATCAGCGCCGTACGAAGTAAACTGGTAGAGATGTCCAAAGAGCTGCAAATGTTAAACAGTCGACCTCAGATATTCGATGGAGAAACAAGAGAAGAAATTCTTGAGGAAGAACGACATCGTTTGGCACGAGAGCTGCATGATTCTGTTAGTCAGCAATTGTTTGGTGCAATGATGATGATTTCAGCTTTGAATGAACAGGCGCAAAAATCAGATACATCAGATATCTTCAAAAAACAGTTAGCTATCGTTGGTGATGTCATCAATGCTTCTCAATCTGAAATGCGCGCCCTTCTGTTGCATTTACGACCTGTCAGTCTGGAAGGCAAGAGTCTGAAAAAGGGAATCGAGCAGCTGTTGAAGGAGCTTAAAACGAAAATAAAAATCGAATTGACCTGGGATGTAGAAGATGTTTGTTTAAACAATAGCATTGAAGATCATCTGTTTCGAATTGTTCAAGAACTTTTGTCCAATACCCTGAGGCATGCGAAAGCAAATGAATTAGAAGTTTATTTGCATCAGGTCGGTGAAAATGTTCTTTTACGTCTAGTTGATGATGGTGTCGGATTTGATATGAATGAGAATGAAAATAAGGCTGGTAGTTATGGTCTGAAAAACATTCGTGAGCGAGTTGCAGGAATGGGTGGCTCGATCAAGATCATCAGCTTCAAAGGACAGGGAACAAGCGTAGAGATTAAAGTACCCGTGATAAAGGAGGAACTTACAGATGATCAAAGTGATGCTGGTTGA
- a CDS encoding YveK family protein, producing the protein MEETIGLQDIVSILKKRFALLVFCLILGISAAGVLTFFVITPKYSSQSQLIVKLPQSEAANVNDINANLQMINTYKDLITSDTVLSEVQQRMRDEYEQEISMGDLRSSLAVTQSQNSQMFSISSTTTDPILSERIANKTTAIFQETAQQTLSIDKITVISNASANMTPVSPNNKLNLAIGLVFGLMVGILFAFVLEMFDRSLKSEEFISEELELPVLGAVPNMTAKELNVKITRPSNESSMGTEHHGEGNPDDGQGPMRRNRTRV; encoded by the coding sequence ATGGAAGAGACAATTGGTTTACAGGATATAGTGAGTATTTTGAAGAAACGGTTTGCGCTATTGGTTTTTTGTTTGATTCTTGGAATCAGTGCTGCAGGGGTGTTGACTTTTTTTGTTATTACGCCGAAATACAGCTCTCAGTCGCAGCTGATCGTTAAATTACCGCAAAGTGAAGCAGCAAATGTTAATGATATCAATGCAAACTTACAAATGATCAATACGTATAAGGATTTGATTACTAGTGATACAGTTTTGAGTGAAGTACAGCAACGAATGAGGGATGAATATGAACAAGAGATTAGTATGGGAGATTTACGTAGTAGCTTAGCGGTTACTCAATCTCAAAATTCACAGATGTTTTCAATCAGCTCAACAACAACAGATCCGATTTTATCTGAACGGATCGCGAATAAGACGACGGCAATTTTTCAGGAAACGGCACAGCAGACACTTAGTATAGACAAAATTACTGTCATTTCAAATGCTTCGGCAAATATGACGCCTGTATCTCCGAATAATAAACTAAATTTAGCTATTGGTCTTGTTTTTGGTCTGATGGTAGGTATTTTATTTGCATTTGTGTTAGAGATGTTTGACCGATCACTGAAAAGTGAAGAGTTCATTTCTGAAGAGTTGGAGTTGCCAGTTCTTGGCGCAGTGCCTAATATGACTGCTAAGGAGCTAAATGTGAAAATTACTCGGCCGTCCAATGAATCATCGATGGGTACCGAACATCATGGGGAAGGTAATCCAGATGATGGGCAAGGACCTATGCGACGGAATAGAACAAGAGTATAG
- the dapF gene encoding diaminopimelate epimerase, translated as MEIELQKVHGSENDFFILDETLLAEPLTQAAIELLRKNLCNRQSGLLGGADGILLVEQASKGTSLAKMRVINSDGTEASMCGNGLRTVARYLFEKYNEAFFSVETMFADLKVGKTTDFSDKVSAYQVEISPVSFDKETVPMNSVQQTIINERIPALSDTLEFSVVSVPNPHLIAFVDHDGLMDGELERIATYVNGENPIFPDGINVSFVEILNRNELFVRTFERGVGLTSACGTAMCASSLLYTLLHTKQFYEKITVRNVGGFVQTVVHETNDGGYWMELIGNATVTHLIKGSLDSLVNGDFSELSIHETEEQREYKEFLKQQL; from the coding sequence ATGGAAATTGAGTTACAGAAAGTGCATGGTTCTGAGAATGATTTTTTTATCTTAGATGAGACACTGCTTGCTGAGCCACTGACTCAAGCAGCAATTGAATTATTAAGAAAAAATCTATGTAATCGTCAGTCTGGATTATTGGGTGGTGCCGATGGAATCCTACTTGTGGAGCAAGCGAGTAAGGGGACCAGTCTTGCAAAAATGCGTGTGATAAACAGTGACGGAACTGAGGCTAGTATGTGTGGCAATGGATTACGCACAGTAGCAAGATATTTATTTGAAAAATATAATGAAGCTTTTTTTTCTGTTGAAACAATGTTTGCTGATTTAAAAGTAGGGAAAACCACAGATTTTTCTGATAAGGTATCGGCCTATCAGGTCGAGATTTCACCGGTCAGCTTTGACAAAGAAACGGTACCAATGAATAGTGTACAGCAAACCATCATTAATGAACGAATTCCGGCTCTTTCAGATACACTGGAGTTTTCGGTTGTCTCTGTGCCAAATCCACATTTGATTGCCTTTGTTGATCATGATGGATTGATGGATGGAGAATTAGAGCGAATCGCTACGTATGTCAATGGAGAAAATCCAATTTTTCCTGATGGAATCAATGTCAGCTTTGTTGAAATTTTAAATAGGAATGAGTTGTTTGTCCGTACATTTGAACGTGGCGTTGGTTTAACCAGTGCTTGTGGAACGGCTATGTGTGCGAGCAGTTTGCTCTATACCTTGTTACATACAAAACAATTTTATGAAAAAATCACCGTTCGTAATGTGGGAGGATTTGTGCAAACCGTTGTTCATGAAACAAATGATGGCGGCTATTGGATGGAGTTGATTGGGAATGCGACCGTAACACATCTTATTAAGGGATCGTTAGATTCGCTAGTCAATGGGGATTTTTCAGAACTTTCAATTCATGAAACAGAGGAACAGAGGGAGTACAAGGAATTTTTGAAGCAACAGTTGTGA
- a CDS encoding glycosyltransferase family 2 protein, with protein sequence MLSIVVPCYNEEESIPIFFNEVEKISQLIKHDVEYVFVNDGSKDNTLSCLRDLHKQHPDKVRYLSFSRNFGKEAGLYAGLQAASGELVTVMDADLQDPPDLLPQMIEIIETEDFDCVGTRRTTRDGEPAIRSFFARMFYRLINKIGETEMVDGARDFRLMTRQMVDSILELTEYNRFSKGIFSWVGFNTKYLSYENRERVAGETSWSFWSLFSYSLDGIINFSEAPLNFASYVGALSCVGSVLAMLVILFRTFMYGDPTSGWPSMVVIFLFVGGLQLLCLGIIGKYIGKIFMETKNRPVYLIKETEKDNV encoded by the coding sequence ATGCTATCGATTGTCGTTCCTTGTTACAATGAAGAGGAATCTATTCCCATTTTTTTTAACGAGGTAGAAAAAATCAGCCAGCTAATTAAGCATGACGTGGAGTATGTGTTTGTCAATGATGGCTCAAAGGATAATACACTTTCTTGTTTACGCGATTTACATAAACAACATCCTGATAAAGTAAGGTACTTATCATTTTCAAGAAATTTTGGGAAGGAAGCCGGGTTATATGCCGGACTTCAAGCAGCCTCAGGTGAATTAGTCACTGTAATGGATGCTGATTTACAAGATCCTCCTGATCTGCTTCCGCAGATGATTGAGATTATCGAGACAGAGGATTTCGATTGTGTCGGAACTAGAAGAACAACTCGGGATGGGGAACCTGCGATTCGTAGTTTCTTTGCACGAATGTTCTATAGGCTGATTAACAAGATCGGCGAAACAGAGATGGTAGACGGTGCGAGAGATTTTCGTTTGATGACGAGACAGATGGTTGACAGTATCCTCGAATTAACAGAGTATAATCGATTTTCTAAAGGGATTTTTAGTTGGGTAGGATTTAATACGAAATACCTTTCTTATGAAAACAGAGAGCGCGTTGCCGGAGAGACTTCATGGTCATTTTGGAGCTTATTCAGTTATTCGTTGGATGGCATCATTAACTTTTCAGAAGCCCCATTAAATTTTGCTTCTTATGTAGGTGCCTTATCCTGTGTGGGTTCAGTGCTTGCTATGTTGGTCATTCTTTTTAGAACATTCATGTATGGAGATCCGACAAGCGGGTGGCCTTCGATGGTCGTCATTTTTCTTTTTGTAGGCGGTTTGCAGCTGCTATGCTTGGGAATTATCGGAAAATACATTGGGAAAATATTTATGGAAACCAAAAATCGACCGGTTTACCTAATAAAAGAGACTGAGAAAGATAACGTCTGA
- a CDS encoding CpsD/CapB family tyrosine-protein kinase has protein sequence MAKYLKNQDSEKGVSLITLADKASPVSEQYRTIRTNIQYSMVDYDLRTLVITSSGPGEGKSTTAANLAIVFANSGKRVLLVDADLRKPTVAKTFNLSNANGLSSILGNRQTYLDQTIQDSGVDNLSILTSGPKPPNPSELLGSQRMERLIEELGKRYDMIIFDMPPVVTVTDAQILSSKVNGTILVVREGVSKRESLKKAKSLLEYVGANVLGVVYNGAKNLIDQNYYYG, from the coding sequence ATGGCAAAATATTTGAAAAATCAAGACAGCGAAAAAGGTGTTAGCCTAATTACTTTAGCAGATAAAGCTTCACCAGTTTCTGAACAATATCGGACGATTCGTACAAATATACAATATTCCATGGTCGATTACGATTTGCGTACATTGGTCATCACTTCATCAGGTCCTGGAGAAGGAAAATCAACGACTGCAGCAAACTTGGCGATTGTTTTTGCCAACTCAGGCAAAAGAGTGTTGCTTGTTGATGCCGATTTAAGGAAACCAACTGTAGCTAAGACCTTTAACCTTTCAAATGCAAATGGCTTAAGCAGTATTCTTGGAAATAGGCAAACATATTTAGATCAGACCATTCAAGATTCCGGGGTGGATAACTTAAGTATTTTGACAAGTGGCCCTAAGCCGCCCAACCCTTCCGAATTGCTAGGTTCGCAACGTATGGAGCGACTGATTGAAGAATTGGGTAAAAGATACGATATGATTATCTTTGACATGCCGCCAGTGGTAACTGTGACGGACGCACAGATACTCTCTTCAAAGGTCAATGGAACGATTCTAGTTGTTCGTGAAGGTGTTTCGAAAAGAGAATCATTGAAAAAAGCGAAAAGTTTGCTTGAGTATGTTGGGGCGAACGTTCTTGGTGTCGTATACAACGGGGCTAAAAACCTTATAGATCAAAATTATTATTACGGGTAA
- a CDS encoding helix-turn-helix domain-containing protein yields MLETIILDDFAQKKLDMFHQFLDCDDGTYSPRHFKQFSDFSHARLVSLFSEMNEDLIQQNETPLLSADGKLTINKEQLITIPYQQYLFQESIAYKFLLASILEKNYRLEDFCEENYISRASVLRRLQPIISYLKKFDIQINCSKMRITGNEAIIRIVYFNFFWLTSFGEDFFLGLGESKRGPELFDFNDKQWMKYVEPRQWFLLTSINKLRLEKSHFLAETPFDQLVYPETNLSFFDELKQLGISQKYRSREADFLSYMLFYWIPYFHSDDPRIPYVKSYMFSKNHPLGNLIEHFQSFYIHSLGENSLTEDEKELLHINIFTTFLNHAIREDRLPLAVDFSYNLFNGLHPLFEPLFHDVQIFLKKTAQSKQYQWMLNCLDHLVFSCTMFLLPFFERAKENHHLRVGVILFQNAIVSQSLFEYLGKIPFVEAELITSFEKKDYDYYIATSPLLLPKSVRRKGNFKLITLTEIENYQTILFSTLQEKYAEKADSFIAG; encoded by the coding sequence ATGCTTGAAACAATCATTTTAGATGACTTTGCACAAAAAAAATTAGATATGTTTCATCAATTCCTTGACTGTGATGATGGAACTTATTCCCCTCGACACTTTAAACAATTTTCAGATTTCTCTCACGCTCGTTTGGTCTCTCTATTTTCAGAAATGAACGAGGACCTTATCCAACAAAACGAAACCCCATTACTGTCAGCAGATGGCAAACTCACGATCAACAAGGAGCAACTCATTACTATTCCCTACCAACAATACCTCTTTCAAGAAAGTATCGCTTATAAATTTTTATTAGCGTCTATTTTGGAAAAGAATTACCGACTTGAAGATTTTTGTGAAGAAAATTACATAAGCAGAGCCTCCGTTTTGCGAAGACTCCAACCAATCATTAGCTATCTGAAAAAATTCGACATACAGATAAACTGTTCCAAAATGAGAATCACCGGTAATGAAGCCATCATCCGCATCGTATACTTCAACTTTTTCTGGCTCACCTCTTTCGGAGAAGACTTCTTTTTAGGCTTAGGGGAAAGCAAACGTGGTCCGGAGTTATTCGACTTCAACGATAAACAGTGGATGAAGTACGTTGAACCGAGACAATGGTTTCTGTTAACTTCTATTAATAAATTGAGACTTGAAAAATCTCATTTTCTAGCAGAGACTCCATTTGACCAATTGGTTTACCCAGAAACAAACCTATCCTTTTTCGATGAATTGAAACAATTGGGCATTTCACAAAAATATCGTTCTAGAGAAGCAGATTTCTTGTCATACATGCTCTTTTATTGGATTCCTTATTTCCATTCAGATGATCCACGTATTCCTTACGTAAAATCCTATATGTTTAGCAAGAACCATCCTTTAGGAAATTTGATTGAACATTTTCAAAGTTTTTACATACACTCACTTGGTGAGAACTCTCTAACTGAAGATGAAAAGGAATTATTACATATCAACATCTTCACAACTTTTTTAAACCATGCAATAAGAGAAGATAGACTCCCGTTGGCTGTTGATTTTTCTTATAACTTATTTAATGGGCTCCATCCGTTGTTTGAGCCGCTTTTTCACGACGTTCAGATATTCTTGAAGAAAACAGCACAGTCAAAACAATACCAGTGGATGCTTAATTGCCTGGATCATTTGGTCTTTAGTTGCACCATGTTCTTATTGCCTTTCTTTGAACGAGCAAAAGAGAACCATCATCTACGCGTAGGTGTCATCCTTTTCCAAAATGCGATTGTTTCTCAGTCGCTCTTCGAGTATCTGGGAAAAATTCCCTTTGTCGAAGCTGAGCTGATTACTTCGTTCGAAAAAAAGGACTACGATTATTATATCGCAACCTCTCCGTTACTCTTACCAAAAAGCGTACGACGAAAAGGAAATTTCAAATTGATCACCTTGACTGAAATAGAGAATTATCAAACCATTCTCTTTTCTACATTACAAGAAAAATATGCAGAAAAGGCAGATAGTTTTATTGCGGGGTAA
- the ispG gene encoding flavodoxin-dependent (E)-4-hydroxy-3-methylbut-2-enyl-diphosphate synthase, with translation MSTMTHRKDTRPVNVGGLTIGGSNELFIQSMCTTKTHHVEETVAQILELEEAGCQIVRVAVPDEEAANALGAIKEKIHIPLVADIHFDYRLALKAIEQGVDKIRINPGNIGRKDRVEKVVTACKEKGIPIRIGVNAGSLEKKFLQQYGYPTAEAMVASAMEHIKILEDLDFYDIIVSLKASDVNLAIEAYSLAAESFNYPLHLGITEAGTKFSGGIKSAAGLGALLSRGIGNTCRVSLSADPVEEIKVAREVLKAFGLASNAASLISCPTCGRIEIDLIPIANEIEEYIEKIKAPIKVAVLGCAVNGPGEAREADIGIAGGQGKGMLFKKGKIIRTVPEEIMVDELKKEVDLLAAAYARGEEI, from the coding sequence ATGAGCACGATGACCCATCGAAAAGATACTCGCCCTGTAAATGTAGGCGGACTGACCATCGGCGGAAGCAATGAGCTATTTATTCAAAGTATGTGTACAACCAAAACACATCATGTAGAAGAAACTGTCGCTCAGATCCTTGAACTGGAAGAAGCCGGTTGCCAGATTGTTCGTGTTGCCGTTCCAGATGAAGAGGCAGCAAACGCATTAGGCGCAATCAAAGAAAAAATCCATATCCCTTTAGTTGCGGATATTCACTTTGACTATCGTTTGGCTTTAAAGGCGATCGAACAAGGTGTAGATAAAATAAGAATCAACCCAGGAAATATCGGTCGAAAAGACCGTGTGGAAAAAGTAGTTACAGCTTGTAAAGAAAAAGGAATTCCCATCCGAATTGGTGTAAATGCCGGTTCACTGGAAAAGAAATTTTTGCAGCAATATGGCTATCCTACCGCTGAAGCGATGGTAGCTAGCGCCATGGAGCATATAAAAATTCTTGAAGATCTAGATTTTTACGATATCATCGTTTCTTTAAAAGCAAGTGACGTCAATTTAGCTATCGAAGCTTATTCTTTAGCAGCGGAAAGCTTTAACTACCCGCTACATTTAGGAATCACTGAAGCTGGAACGAAATTCTCCGGCGGGATTAAATCTGCCGCTGGTTTAGGTGCCTTGCTCTCAAGAGGAATCGGTAATACCTGCCGTGTTTCTCTATCTGCAGACCCTGTCGAAGAAATCAAAGTGGCTAGAGAGGTATTAAAAGCCTTCGGTTTGGCCAGTAATGCTGCTTCATTGATTTCTTGTCCTACATGTGGCCGAATAGAAATCGATTTGATCCCAATCGCAAATGAAATTGAGGAATACATCGAAAAAATCAAAGCACCTATCAAAGTAGCTGTCCTAGGTTGTGCTGTCAATGGACCTGGCGAAGCCAGAGAAGCAGATATCGGCATTGCCGGAGGTCAAGGAAAAGGAATGCTCTTCAAAAAGGGCAAAATCATCCGCACCGTTCCGGAAGAAATCATGGTTGATGAACTGAAAAAAGAAGTGGACCTTTTGGCGGCAGCTTATGCCAGAGGCGAAGAAATTTAA
- a CDS encoding HesB/YadR/YfhF family protein gives MELKITPRAQEWFKQELQVGPGMGIRFYGKVYGNTNVHEGFSVGMSVDTPEKPLVQTEVDGLNYYVEENDDWFFSEYNLLVDYDEVLDEPTYLFEKNDKNEK, from the coding sequence ATGGAATTGAAAATTACACCACGTGCACAAGAGTGGTTTAAACAAGAGCTTCAAGTGGGTCCTGGAATGGGTATTCGCTTTTATGGAAAGGTTTATGGCAATACGAATGTGCATGAAGGTTTTTCTGTAGGAATGTCGGTTGATACACCGGAGAAACCGTTAGTCCAAACAGAAGTGGACGGACTAAATTATTATGTAGAAGAAAACGATGATTGGTTTTTTTCTGAGTATAACCTACTTGTTGATTATGATGAAGTGTTGGATGAGCCAACCTATTTATTTGAAAAAAACGATAAAAATGAAAAATAG